The Chloroflexota bacterium DNA segment ATCTCTGCCATAGCTGAGCCTCCCATGCCGACCGTGACCGGTCTCGCGGCAGTATAGACCCGCGCTCCTCACGGTTATCTCGCAGCAAGCCTCGCTGGCGGCACAACGGTGCATGCTGGCGCTATGCTGTAACCCATCTCCGCAGGCGATCGCCGCTGGCGATCTTCGCAGGCGGGCGCACCGTGAGTGCAGTTGCAGATACTTGCGACAGCCGAGAATGCTGTGGTATCCCTCGCCTGCCGGGGGCGCAGCGACACGGTCGTGCAGGGGGGCTTGTGACGGCTCGTATCGAGACGGTCGGCCACATCGGGGGGGCGCTCAGCGGTGTGGTGGACGCCCTGATTCAGGATGTCACCGCCCTGGACGGCGTGCCGCCCGTTGGCGAGCACAAGTACCTGAAGCTCCACAACGGCACCGAGAGCGTGCGGGCCGTCCTGGCCTGGGACGGCGAGCGGCTGCTCGGCTACGCCCAGTTGCTGATCGCCGGCGAGCTTGCCACCATCGAGGTAGTCGTGCATCCGCTGGCGCGTCGCCACGGGATCGGGCGGCTGCTGCTCGGGACGATCCAGGCCGTCGCGCGGGCGGCTGGCGTGCGCGAGGTCAAGGTCTGGGCCTACGGCGCGCTGCCGGCCAGCGAGGCCATCGCCGCGCACCACGGCATCCTGCCCAGCCGGAGCCTGCTCCAGCTCGAGATGCCGCTGGAGAACCTGCCGTCCACCTGCCTGCCGTCAGCGTACGCCATCCGCACGTTCGACGTGCAGCGGGATCGCGCCCAGTGGCTCCAGGTCCACAACGACGTCTTCGCGGATCATCCCGAGAACGGGACGTGGTCCGCCGAGGATCTCGACATGCGGCTGCGGCAGCCCTGGTTCGACGCTGGCGACT contains these protein-coding regions:
- the mshD gene encoding mycothiol synthase; translated protein: MTARIETVGHIGGALSGVVDALIQDVTALDGVPPVGEHKYLKLHNGTESVRAVLAWDGERLLGYAQLLIAGELATIEVVVHPLARRHGIGRLLLGTIQAVARAAGVREVKVWAYGALPASEAIAAHHGILPSRSLLQLEMPLENLPSTCLPSAYAIRTFDVQRDRAQWLQVHNDVFADHPENGTWSAEDLDMRLRQPWFDAGDFLLAERDGRIVGFNWLKRVPESPPDRPEGEIYIIGVGDSERGRGLGRALALLGLHHLRAEGMKTCTLFVEADNEPALRLYRSLGFRTRHTHRCYTVPLAVLTLPTVGTAAPAPGLAPRSACR